A genomic segment from Malus domestica chromosome 05, GDT2T_hap1 encodes:
- the LOC103435644 gene encoding coatomer subunit alpha-1-like: MLTKFETKSNRVKGLSFHPKRPWILASLHSGVIQLWDYRMGTLIDRFDEHDGPVRGVHFHSSQPLFVSGGDDYKIKVWNYKLHRCLFTLLGHLDYIRTVQFHHEYPWIVSASDDQTIRIWNWQSRTCISVLTGHNHYVMCALFHPKEDLVVSASLDQTVRVWDIGALRKKTVAPADDIMRLSQMNADFFGGVDAVVKYVLEGHDRGVNWASFHPTLPLIVSGADDRQVKLWRMNDTKAWEVDTLRGHMNNVSCVLFHSRQDIIVSNSEDRSIRVWDATKRTGLQTFRREHDRFWILSAHPEMNLLAAGHDSGMIVFKLERERPAFSVSGDSMYYVKDRFLRFYEFSTQRDSQVIPIRRPGSSNLNQGAKTLSYSPTENAVLIGSDTEGGSYELYIIPKDSFGRGDTMQEAKRGIGGPAVFVARNRFAVLEKSTNQVIVKNLKNEIVKKSALPIVADAIFYAGTGNLLCRAEDRVIIFDLQQRIIVGELQTPFVRYIVWSNDMESVALLSKHSIVIANKKLVHQCTLHETIRVKSGAWDDNGVFIYTTLNHIKYCLPNGDSGIIRTLDIPVYITKVYGNTIHCLDRDGKNCAIVVDATEYVFKLSLLKKRYDQVMSMIRSSELCGQAMIAYLQQKGFPEVALHFVKDERTRFNLALGSGNIQIAVASAKEIDEKDHWYRLGVEALRQGNAGIVEYAYQRTKNFERLSFLYLVTGNLDKLSKMLKIAEVKNDVMGQFHNALYLGDIRERVKILENAGHLPLAYSTAVIHGLHDIAERLAAELGDNVPVLPKGKSPSLLIPPTPIICGGDWPLLRVMRGIFEGGLDNVGKNVEEEYEEATDADWGEDLDIVDVDKIPNGDISAVLDDEEAHEENEEEGWDLEDLELPPEIDTPKTASNARSSVFVAPTPGMPVSQIWSQKSSLAAEHAAAGNFDIAMRLLSRQLGIKNFDPLRQLFLDLHMGSHTYLRAFSTAPVLTVAIERGWSESATPNVRGPPALVFKFSELEEKLKVGYKATTQGKFADALRIFLGILHTIPLIVVDSRREVDEVKELIIIVKEYVLGLKMEIKRKELKGDPVRQQELAAYFTHCNLQIPHLRLALLNAMSVCYKAGNLNTAANFARRLLETNPSVENHAKTARQILQAAEKNMTDATQLNYDFRNPFVVCGGTYVPIYRGQKDVSCPYCSSRFVPDHEGKICSVCDLAVVGSDASGLLCSPTQIR; this comes from the exons ATGCTGACGAAATTCGAGACCAAGAGTAATCGGGTGAAAGGGCTGAGCTTTCACCCCAAGCGGCCATGGATCTTGGCCAGTCTCCACAGCGGTGTGATCCAGCTCTGGGATTACCGAATGGGCACTCTCATCGACCGTTTTGACGAGCACGATGGCCCTGTACGTGGCGTCCATTTCCACTCCTCTCAGCCGCTTTTCGTCTCCGGAG GGGATGATTACAAGATCAAGGTATGGAATTACAAGTTGCATAGGTGTTTGTTTACACTTCTTGGACACCTTGATTACATCCGAACTGTTCAATTCCATCATGAGTATCCGTGGATTGTTAGTGCGAGTGATGACCAGACAATTAGAATATGGAATTGGCAGTCCCGAACTTGTATTTCTGTGCTCACTGGACACAACCATTACGTCATGTGTGCCTTATTCCATCCAAAGGAGGATCTTGTTGTCTCAGCATCATTGGATCAAACTGTTCGTGTTTGGGATATTGGTGCCCTCAGGAAAAAGACGGTTGCCCCAGCAGATGACATCATGCGCTTGAGTCAGATGAATGCAGATTTCTTTGGTGGAGTTGATGCTGTTGTGAAGTATGTTTTGGAAGGTCATGATCGGGGTGTGAATTGGGCATCATTTCATCCTACACTCCCTCTGATCGTCTCTGGAGCAGACGATCGACAAGTGAAACTTTGGCGGATGAATG ATACAAAGGCTTGGGAAGTGGACACTCTAAGGGGGCACATGAACAATGTATCCTGTGTTCTATTCCATTCAAGGCAGGATATTATTGTGTCCAATTCAGAGGATAGAAGTATCCGAGTCTGGGATGCAACAAAACGAACTGGTCTTCAGACATTTCGTAGGGAGCATGATAGGTTCTGGATTCTTTCAGCACATCCTGAAATGAACCTCTTGGCTGCTGGGCATGATAGTGGCATGATTGTCTTTAAATTGGAGAGGGAGCGTCCTGCTTTTTCTGTTAGCGGTGATTCAATGTACTATGTTAAAGATCGTTTTCTCCGCTTCTATGAGTTCTCCACCCAGAGAGACAGTCAGGTTATCCCAATTCGAAGGCCTGGTTCTTCCAACTTGAATCAAGGGGCAAAAACACTATCTTACAGCCCTACCGAAAATGCTGTTTTGATAGGTTCAGATACGGAAGGGGGTTCTTATGAACTATACATTATACCCAAAGATAGCTTTGGTCGGGGTGATACTATGCAGGAGGCAAAAAGAGGAATCGGAGGCCCAGCTGTGTTCGTGGCTCGCAATAGGTTTGCAGTGCTTGAAAAGAGCACCAACCAAGTTATAgttaaaaatctgaaaaatgaGATTGTCAAGAAGAGTGCCCTACCTATTGTTGCTGATGCAATATTTTATGCTGGAACTGGAAACTTGCTCTGCAGGGCAGAGGACAGAGTCATTATTTTTGACCTGCAGCAGAGAATTATTGTTGGAGAGCTTCAAACTCCTTTTGTAAGGTATATTGTTTGGTCAAATGACATGGAGAGCGTTGCTTTACTTAGCAAACATTCAATTGTGATAGCCAATAAGAAGCTTGTGCATCAGTGCACTCTCCATGAGACAATTCGTGTAAAGAGTGGAGCTTGGGATGACAATGGCGTCTTCATATATACAACCTTGAACCACATCAAATACTGCCTTCCTAATGGGGATAGTGGAATCATCAGGACCCTTGACATTCCAGTGTACATAACAAAAGTGTATGGAAACACCATACATTGCTTGGATCGAGATGGGAAGAACTGTGCCATTGTTGTTGATGCAACAGAATATGTTTTCAAGTTATCCTTACTGAAGAAAAGGTATGACCAGGTTATGAGCATGATTAGGAGTTCTGAGCTCTGTGGCCAGGCCATGATTGCATATCTACAGCAGAAAGGTTTCCCTGAAGTTGCTCTTCATTTTGTGAAGGATGAGAGGACTCGCTTCAACTTGGCACTAGGGAGTGGGAACATCCAGATTGCTGTTGCTTCTGCCAAGGAAATTGATGAGAAAGATCACTGGTATCGATTGGGAGTGGAGGCCCTACGTCAGGGTAATGCAGGCATTGTAGAATATGCGTATCAGAGGACAAAGAATTTTGAGAGGCTATCATTCCTATATCTTGTGACTGGAAACTTGGATAAATTGTCTAAAATGCTGAAAATTGCTGAAGTCAAGAATGATGTGATGGGTCAGTTCCACAATGCTTTGTATTTGGGTGATATCAGAGAACGTGTTAAGATCTTGGAGAATGCAGGTCATTTACCTCTTGCTTATAGCACAGCTGTAATCCATGGGCTCCATGATATTGCTGAACGTTTGGCAGCTGAACTGGGAGATAATGTTCCTGTTTTACCCAAGGGGAAATCTCCCTCTCTTTTGATACCTCCTACGCCAATCATCTGCGGTGGAGATTGGCCCTTGTTGAGGGTCATGAGAGGAATATTTGAGGGTGGTCTTGATAATGTGGGCAAGAATGTTGAGGAAGAGTATGAAGAGGCTACAGATGCTGATTGGGGAGAGGATTTGGATATTGTTGATGTGGACAAGATTCCAAATGGAGACATCAGTGCAGTGCTGGATGATGAGGAAGCACACGAGGAAAATGAGGAGGAAGGATGGGATCTTGAAGATCTTGAACTTCCACCTGAGATTGATACTCCAAAAACTGCCAGCAATGCCCGTTCTTCTGTGTTTGTTGCCCCAACTCCAGGTATGCCTGTAAGTCAAATCTGGTCCCAGAAATCATCTCTGGCTGCCGAACATGCTGCAGCTGGGAATTTCGATATTGCAATGCGTTTGTTGAGCAGGCAGCTGGGTATAAAGAACTTTGATCCCTTAAGACAATTATTTCTCGATTTACACATGGGCAGTCATACGTATCTACGTGCCTTCTCGACAGCTCCTGTGCTTACCGTGGCCATTGAGAGGGGATGGAGTGAATCAGCTACTCCTAATGTTAGGGGTCCTCCTGCTCTTGTATTTAAATTCTCTGAGCTAGAAGAGAAGCTTAAGGTGGGTTACAAGGCCACAACCCAAGGGAAATTTGCTGATGCTTTACGTATTTTCCTTGGTATTCTGCATACTATTCCTCTGATTGTAGTTGATTCAAGGAGAGAGGTTGATGAAGTAAAAGAATTAATAATCATTGTAAAGGAGTATGTTCTGGGTTTGAAGATGGAGATTAAGAGGAAGGAACTTAAAGGCGATCCGGTTCGCCAACAGGAGCTAGCAGCTTACTTCACCCACTGCAACCTTCAGATCCCTCACTTGAGGCTAGCATTACTAAATGCCATGAGTGTTTGCTATAAGGCTGGTAATCTCAACACGGCAGCTAACTTTGCCAGGCGACTTTTGGAGACCAATCCCAGCGTTGAAAACCATGCAAAGACTGCAAGACAAATCCTGCAAGCTGCCGAAAAGAACATGACTGATGCAACCCAGCTAAACTATGATTTCAGAAACCCATTTGTGGTTTGTGGGGGAACATACGTGCCTATTTACCGTGGACAGAAGGATGTGTCATGCCCGTACTGCAGCTCTCGGTTTGTTCCTGACCATGAAGGGAAGATCTGTTCTGTTTGTGATCTTGCAGTGGTTGGATCAGATGCATCTGGTTTGCTCTGCTCTCCTACCCAGATAAGATGA
- the LOC103435636 gene encoding histidinol dehydrogenase, chloroplastic isoform X2, with product MKSYRLSELAPPEVESLKARPRIDFSSIFSTVNPIVDEVRKRGDAAVKEYTAKFDKVELDNIVVEVSELPDPELDAVIKEAFDVAYDNIYAFHFAQKSAEKTVENMKGVKCKRVARSIGSVGVYVPGGTAVLPSTALMLSVPAQIAGCKTVVLATPPSQDGTICKEVLYCAKKAGVTHILKAGGAQAISAMAWGTESCPKVEKIFGPGNQYVTAAKMILQNSEAMVSIDMPAGPSEVLVIADKHASPVHIAADLLSQAEHGPDSQVVLVIAGDGVDLKGIEEEISKQCQSLPRGAFASKALSHSFTVFARDMVEAVSFSNLYAPEHLIINVQDAEKWESFIENAGSVFLGQWTPESVGDYASGTNHVLPTYGYARMYGGVSLDSFLKYMTVQSLTEEGLQKLGPYVATMAEVEGLEAHKRAVTLRLKDIEARQVLT from the exons ATGAAGTCTTATAGGTTATCTGAACTAGCCCCACCTGAGGTTGAAAGCTTGAAAGCTCGTCCTCGAAttgatttttcttcaattttcagCACT GTCAACCCTATAGTTGATGAGGTTCGTAAAAGAGGCGATGCTGCGGTTAAGGA GTATACTGCAAAGTTTGACAAAGTTGAACTGGATAATATAGTTGTAGAAGTATCCGAGCTTCCAGATCCTGAG CTCGATGCAGTTATTAAAGAAGCATTTGACGTGGCATATGACAAtatatatgcatttcattttgcTCAGAAATCAGCTGAGAAAACTGTCGAGAACATGAAG GGTGTCAAATGTAAACGGGTGGCAAGAAGCATTGGTTCTGTGGGTGTTTATGTTCCAGGAGGAACTGCAGTTTTACCTTCAACAGCTCTGATGCTTTCTGTT CCTGCACAGATTGCTGGGTGTAAAACTGTTGTTCTCGCCACTCCCCCAAGTCAGGATGGCACCATATGCAAG GAAGTACTATATTGTGCTAAGAAGGCTGGTGTAACTCACATCCTTAAAGCTGGTGGCGCACAG GCAATCTCTGCTATGGCTTGGGGTACGGAATCTTGCCCAAAG GTTGAAAAAATTTTTGGCCCTGGAAATCAATATGTCACTGCTGCAAAAATGATTCTCCAG AACAGCGAAGCCATGGTTTCAATTGACATGCCTGCGGGCCCTTCAGAAGTTTTGGTCATTGCTGACAAACATGCCAGTCCTGTTCATATAGCTGCTGATTTACTTTCTCAG GCTGAGCACGGCCCTGATAGTCAAGTTGTTCTTGTAATTGCTGGGGATGGCGTGGATCTTAAAGGTATAGAAGAGGAAATCAGCAAGCAGTGCCAAAGCCTACCAAGGGGAGCGTTTGCTTCAAAAGCACTGAGCCACAGTTTCACAGTGTTTGCTAGGGATATGGTTGAG GCAGTGTCTTTTTCAAACTTGTATGCACCCGAGCATCTGATCATCAATGTCCAGGATGCAGAAAAGTGGGAGAGTTTCATTGAAAATGCAG GTTCTGTATTTTTAGGGCAGTGGACACCAGAGAGTGTGGGAGACTATGCAAGTGGGACGAACCACGTCCTTCCAACGTATGGTTATGCGAGGATGTATGGTGGCGTGTCTTTGGACTCATTTCTCAAGTACATGACAGTGCAGTCTTTGACAGAGGAAGGTTTGCAAAAGCTCGGCCCATATGTGGCTACCATGGCCGAAGTTGAGGGACTAGAGGCGCACAAGAGAGCTGTAACCCTTAGACTTAAGGATATCGAAGCCCGGCAGGTCCTAACATAA
- the LOC103435636 gene encoding histidinol dehydrogenase, chloroplastic isoform X1 — MMASQVLCFNRSISSCFIQRQFHSLIAAPKARNLFLRRGFAGKGITCSMKSYRLSELAPPEVESLKARPRIDFSSIFSTVNPIVDEVRKRGDAAVKEYTAKFDKVELDNIVVEVSELPDPELDAVIKEAFDVAYDNIYAFHFAQKSAEKTVENMKGVKCKRVARSIGSVGVYVPGGTAVLPSTALMLSVPAQIAGCKTVVLATPPSQDGTICKEVLYCAKKAGVTHILKAGGAQAISAMAWGTESCPKVEKIFGPGNQYVTAAKMILQNSEAMVSIDMPAGPSEVLVIADKHASPVHIAADLLSQAEHGPDSQVVLVIAGDGVDLKGIEEEISKQCQSLPRGAFASKALSHSFTVFARDMVEAVSFSNLYAPEHLIINVQDAEKWESFIENAGSVFLGQWTPESVGDYASGTNHVLPTYGYARMYGGVSLDSFLKYMTVQSLTEEGLQKLGPYVATMAEVEGLEAHKRAVTLRLKDIEARQVLT, encoded by the exons ATGATGGCCAGTCAGGTTCTGTGTTTTAATCGCAGCATCAGTAGCTGCTTTATCCAACGACAGTTTCATTCGCTCATTGCCGCCCCGAAAGCCCGAAATCTTTTTCTCCGGCGAG GGTTTGCTGGTAAGGGGATAACTTGCTCAATGAAGTCTTATAGGTTATCTGAACTAGCCCCACCTGAGGTTGAAAGCTTGAAAGCTCGTCCTCGAAttgatttttcttcaattttcagCACT GTCAACCCTATAGTTGATGAGGTTCGTAAAAGAGGCGATGCTGCGGTTAAGGA GTATACTGCAAAGTTTGACAAAGTTGAACTGGATAATATAGTTGTAGAAGTATCCGAGCTTCCAGATCCTGAG CTCGATGCAGTTATTAAAGAAGCATTTGACGTGGCATATGACAAtatatatgcatttcattttgcTCAGAAATCAGCTGAGAAAACTGTCGAGAACATGAAG GGTGTCAAATGTAAACGGGTGGCAAGAAGCATTGGTTCTGTGGGTGTTTATGTTCCAGGAGGAACTGCAGTTTTACCTTCAACAGCTCTGATGCTTTCTGTT CCTGCACAGATTGCTGGGTGTAAAACTGTTGTTCTCGCCACTCCCCCAAGTCAGGATGGCACCATATGCAAG GAAGTACTATATTGTGCTAAGAAGGCTGGTGTAACTCACATCCTTAAAGCTGGTGGCGCACAG GCAATCTCTGCTATGGCTTGGGGTACGGAATCTTGCCCAAAG GTTGAAAAAATTTTTGGCCCTGGAAATCAATATGTCACTGCTGCAAAAATGATTCTCCAG AACAGCGAAGCCATGGTTTCAATTGACATGCCTGCGGGCCCTTCAGAAGTTTTGGTCATTGCTGACAAACATGCCAGTCCTGTTCATATAGCTGCTGATTTACTTTCTCAG GCTGAGCACGGCCCTGATAGTCAAGTTGTTCTTGTAATTGCTGGGGATGGCGTGGATCTTAAAGGTATAGAAGAGGAAATCAGCAAGCAGTGCCAAAGCCTACCAAGGGGAGCGTTTGCTTCAAAAGCACTGAGCCACAGTTTCACAGTGTTTGCTAGGGATATGGTTGAG GCAGTGTCTTTTTCAAACTTGTATGCACCCGAGCATCTGATCATCAATGTCCAGGATGCAGAAAAGTGGGAGAGTTTCATTGAAAATGCAG GTTCTGTATTTTTAGGGCAGTGGACACCAGAGAGTGTGGGAGACTATGCAAGTGGGACGAACCACGTCCTTCCAACGTATGGTTATGCGAGGATGTATGGTGGCGTGTCTTTGGACTCATTTCTCAAGTACATGACAGTGCAGTCTTTGACAGAGGAAGGTTTGCAAAAGCTCGGCCCATATGTGGCTACCATGGCCGAAGTTGAGGGACTAGAGGCGCACAAGAGAGCTGTAACCCTTAGACTTAAGGATATCGAAGCCCGGCAGGTCCTAACATAA
- the LOC103435635 gene encoding uncharacterized protein translates to MWTRDKNFGTRGFSTPPATWKTAPPTPPVVPMSERKRVSPSDREDHFHIVHKVPAGESPYVRAKQVQLIEKDPGKAISLFWAAINAGDRVDSALKDMAIVMKQLDRAEEAIEAIKSFRHLCPHDSQESLNNVLVELYKRSGRIEEEIEMLQSKLKHIDEGVAFCGRRTKTARSQGRKVQITVEQERARILGNLAWAYLLKGDYKTAEEYYLKALSLEPDKNKQCNLAICLMHMNRFTEAKSLLQVVRDSSGNKPMDESYAKSFERAYQMLTELKAQSVLRPVEQDGRSHMFSRRQADGREEETVSVDQWKKDRYLKNPCESRSSFSSIMKENLGGIPGAETTPNVKTLFSPAPAIWDPEIQFSQPRRSPWGLNGGHPRREIWGCNVGSSNEELSFDRCPRTENVRAPAARSLNEGLLASTVGKSEVALHNSVSSLSSPISRDLRRPQGDAAVRSILQPIASGNWKHTSRMNDDCFQLKDKATVVSSSMYSCGKKSWADMVEEEEQQLLSSEYFENNENLNSNIPPESPCLQTQVKSLGSKLESVDLKDKNVISGNAGSPRNSAVRRSLRFDQQQERESVDYISSSSPVPKVGRRKRLQSFQDITECQDSP, encoded by the exons ATGTGGACCCGAGACAAGAACTTTGGCACAAGAGGCTTCTCGACGCCGCCTGCGACATGGAAGACGGCGCCGCCAACTCCTCCGGTGGTGCCGATGtcagagaggaagagagtgtcGCCTTCTGACAGAGAGGATCATTTTCACATTGTGCATAAAGTGCCTGCCGGCGAGTCTCCCTACGTCAGAGCCAAACAGGTGCAG TTGATAGAAAAGGATCCAGGCAAAGCCATATCCCTCTTCTGGGCTGCTATAAATGCTGGGGATCGAGTTGATAGTGCCTTGAAAGACATGGCAATTGTGATGAAACAATTGGATCGAGCGGAGGAGGCTATTGAAGCTATCAAGTCTTTTCGTCATCTCTGCCCGCATGATTCTCAGGAATCTCTTAACAATGTTTTAGTTGAACTGTACAAG CGGTCGGGAAGGATTGAAGAAGAGATTGAAATGCTTCAGTCCAAATTGAAACACATTGACGAAGGTGTAGCTTTTTGTGGAAGGAGGACAAAGACTGCAAGATCTCAGGGGAGGAAGGTTCAAATTACTGTTGAACAAGAGAGAGCAAG AATACTAGGAAACTTGGCCTGGGCTTACTTGCTGAAAGGTGATTACAAAACTGCCGAAGAATACTACTT GAAAGCTCTGTCATTGGAGCCGGATAAGAACAAGCAATGCAATTTAGCAATCTGCTTGATGCATATGAACAGATTTACAGAAGCAAAATCTCTGCTGCAAGTTGTAAGAGATTCATCTGGAAATAAACCAATGGATGAATCTTATGCCAAGTCTTTTGAGCGTGCTTATCAAATGCTGACCGAACTAAAGGCACAATCAGTTTTAAGACCAGTTGAACAGGATGGAAGATCTCACATGTTCTCCAGAAGGCAGGCAGATGGTCGCGAAGAGGAGACTGTATCTGTTGATCAATGGAAGAAAGATCGTTATTTGAAAAACCCGTGTGAGAGCAGGTCTAGTTTTTCCAGCATAATGAAGGAAAATCTGGGTGGTATACCGGGAGCAGAAACAACTCCAAATGTGAAGACATTGTTTTCTCCAGCTCCTGCTATATGGGATCCAGAAATTCAATTTTCTCAACCAAGAAGATCTCCGTGGGGACTTAATGGTGGACACCCCAGGAGGGAAATATGGGGATGTAATGTTGGAAGTTCAAATGAAGAACTCTCATTTGACCGATGTCCAAGAACAGAAAATGTGCGAGCTCCTGCTGCTCGAAGTCTCAATGAAGGTTTGCTAGCTTCAACTGTTGGAAAGTCAGAAGTCGCACTTCACAACTCGGTCTCTAGTTTGTCTTCACCAATTAGCAGAGATTTGAGGAGGCCCCAAGGAGATGCAGCAGTACGATCCATTCTGCAACCTATAGCAAGTGGAAATTGGAAGCATACCTCTCGGATGAATGATGACTGTTTCCAACTGAAAGACAAAGCCACGGTGGTCAGTTCTTCAATGTACAGTTGTGGTAAGAAAAGTTGGGCAGATATggtcgaagaagaagaacaacagTTGCTTAGCTCTGAATACTTTGAAAACAACGAAAACCTGAATAGTAACATACCCCCTGAAAGTCCTTGTCTGCAAACTCAAGTGAAAAGTCTGGGCTCCAAGCTTGAATCAGTTGATCTCAAAGACAAAAATGTTATATCCGGAAATGCTGGCTCACCAAGGAACTCTGCAGTGCGCCGTTCTTTGCGCTTTGATCAGCAGCAGGAGCGAGAATCAGTGGATTACATCAGTTCATCATCCCCAGTTCCGAAGGTGGGCAGAAGAAAAAGGTTGCAGAGTTTCCAGGATATAACTGAATGTCAAGATAGTCCATGA
- the LOC103435633 gene encoding putative germin-like protein 2-1 isoform X2 translates to MGNQILLLITFLAMTCALVIAFEPSPLQDFCVADTTSSATIVNGFPCLDSKLATAEHFFFSGLHIPGNTSNPVGGKVTPVNVGQIPGLNTLGISLARIDYAPWGVIPPHTHPRATEILTVLEGSLNVGFVTSNPNNKLISKVLNKGDVFVFPVGLVHYQQNVGNGIAISLSSLSSQNPGVNTIANAVFGSNPAISEDVLAKSFQVDKSVISSIQAKF, encoded by the exons ATGGGAAACCAAATTTTGCTATTGATTACTTTCCTTGCTATGACATGTGCATTGGTCATTGCTTTTGAGCCTAGTCCACTGCAAGATTTCTGTGTTGCTGACACAACTAGCTCAG CAACGATAGTAAATGGGTTTCCTTGCTTGGACTCCAAGCTAGCAACAGCTGAGCATTTCTTCTTCAGCGGACTTCACATCCCCGGCAACACCTCAAACCCTGTTGGTGGAAAAGTCACCCCTGTCAATGTGGGTCAAATTCCAGGTCTCAACACCCTCGGCATCTCACTCGCTCGCATCGACTACGCACCATGGGGTGTTATCCCACCCCACACTCATCCCCGTGCCACTGAGATTTTAACCGTCTTAGAAGGCAGCCTCAATGTTGGCTTTGTGACAtcaaaccccaacaacaagCTCATTTCAAAGGTCCTTAACAAGGGTGATGTGTTTGTGTTCCCTGTTGGACTAGTTCACTATCAGCAAAATGTGGGGAATGGAATTGCCATTTCACTCTCTTCTCTGAGTAGCCAAAACCCGGGAGTCAACACCATTGCTAATGCTGTGTTTGGATCCAATCCCGCAATTTCAGAAGATGTTCTGGCTAAATCTTTCCAGGTTGACAAATCAGTAATTAGTAGCATTCAAGCTAAATTTTAG
- the LOC103435633 gene encoding putative germin-like protein 2-1 isoform X1 codes for MGNQILLLITFLAMTCALVIAFEPSPLQDFCVADTTSSGSYRINGFPCLDSKLATAEHFFFSGLHIPGNTSNPVGGKVTPVNVGQIPGLNTLGISLARIDYAPWGVIPPHTHPRATEILTVLEGSLNVGFVTSNPNNKLISKVLNKGDVFVFPVGLVHYQQNVGNGIAISLSSLSSQNPGVNTIANAVFGSNPAISEDVLAKSFQVDKSVISSIQAKF; via the exons ATGGGAAACCAAATTTTGCTATTGATTACTTTCCTTGCTATGACATGTGCATTGGTCATTGCTTTTGAGCCTAGTCCACTGCAAGATTTCTGTGTTGCTGACACAACTAGCTCAGGTTCATATCGAa TAAATGGGTTTCCTTGCTTGGACTCCAAGCTAGCAACAGCTGAGCATTTCTTCTTCAGCGGACTTCACATCCCCGGCAACACCTCAAACCCTGTTGGTGGAAAAGTCACCCCTGTCAATGTGGGTCAAATTCCAGGTCTCAACACCCTCGGCATCTCACTCGCTCGCATCGACTACGCACCATGGGGTGTTATCCCACCCCACACTCATCCCCGTGCCACTGAGATTTTAACCGTCTTAGAAGGCAGCCTCAATGTTGGCTTTGTGACAtcaaaccccaacaacaagCTCATTTCAAAGGTCCTTAACAAGGGTGATGTGTTTGTGTTCCCTGTTGGACTAGTTCACTATCAGCAAAATGTGGGGAATGGAATTGCCATTTCACTCTCTTCTCTGAGTAGCCAAAACCCGGGAGTCAACACCATTGCTAATGCTGTGTTTGGATCCAATCCCGCAATTTCAGAAGATGTTCTGGCTAAATCTTTCCAGGTTGACAAATCAGTAATTAGTAGCATTCAAGCTAAATTTTAG